The Candidatus Manganitrophaceae bacterium DNA segment GATTAAAGATTCATAGAGACTCTTATACGAATCCTTTAGATCAATATACTTTCCGACCAAGGCAATGCGAACCCGGCCTTTTGGCTTTGTGACCACACGGACAATCCTTTTCCACCGTCTTAAGTCAGGGCTCGGCGTATTCAAACCCAGCTTTTGAACGATCGTTTCATCAAGTTTTTCCTGATGAAATACAAGAGGAACCTCGTAGATGCTGTCAACATCCCTTGCTGTGATCACCGCACTGAGCTCAACACTGCAGAAGAGGGCAATCTTTTTCTTTAGATCAGTGGAGAGTGGGCGATCTGTTCGGCAGAGAAGGATATCCGGCTGTATACCGATTTCTCTCATTTTATTGACGCTGTGCTGGGTAGGTTTTGTTTTCAATTCATCCGCCGCCTTGATATAGGGGACTAGGGTCAGATGGATGTAGAGGACATTCTCTCTCCCGACATCAAATGGAAACTGGCGAATTGCCTCGAGAAAAGGGAGGCTTTCGATATCACCGACGGTGCCGCCGATTTCAACGATGACGACATCGACTTTGTTTTTATTTCCTTTCGCAACTGCGGTGATGGAATGCTTGATCTCATTGGTAATGTGCGGGACGACCTGAACTGTCCCGCCGAGATAATCCCCGCGCCGCTCCTTCTTGATCACATTAAAATAGATCTTTCCGGTCGTATAATTATTCTCTTTTGACATTGTAATGGAGGTATATCGTTCATAATGTCCTAGGTCTAAATCGGTTTCGGCGCCATCGTCTGTGACAAAGACCTCTCCATGTTGATAGGGATTCATCGTTCCCGGATCGACATTGATATAGGGGTCAAGCTTCAAAAAAGTGACCGTCAGCCCTCTCGCCTTGAGAAGATTTCCGATCGCGGCTGCGGACAGCCCTTTCCCTAAGGACGAAACAACCCCTCCTGTAATGAAGATATATTTTGTCACACAATCCTCCAGTAGATGCATGCTGAATAATTACGTTTATTTAAGAAGAACTATTTGAAGACACCATCTCTTTGGCCTTGACCAGATCTTCAGGGGCATTCACCTCCCAGAAGAAACGTGCGGATTCCGGTTTTATATCGACAACCGATATGCGCTCTCCCTCTTCCAGAATACGTAGCTGCTCCAACTTTTCTGCTTTCTCCAACGGTCCTTCGGAGGATTTCGAAATCTGAAGGAGGAATTCTTTTTTATAGATATAGATCCCATAGTGCTTGTAAAATTTAAAGGGCAACTCTGAGAGATCGAGCATATTGGGTGCAATGTATGGGATGGGAGAACGTGAAAAATAGAGTGCTCGGTTATTCCGATCCGTCACAACCTTGACCGTATTTTGTGAAAAAATTTCTTCTTTAGAAAGGATTTCCGATTTAACAGTCACCAGCTTGGCGAAGCCCCGGCCAATTAAATTCGCGCTGACCTCCAGGAGGTCATCCAAAACTCCGGGCAGAAAGACGGGCAGATCGCCCTGTAAATTGACAACCATCTCCGAATCAAATTGTTCGGCAACTTCCGCCACCCGTTCCGTTCCGGTTTGATGAGAAGAGGAGGTCATAGAGACTTCAGCCCCAAACCCTCGGGCGCAATCAGCAATCCGTTTATCATCTGTTGCAACAATAACACGGCCATGATGTTTTATCATCATGGTCCGTTCCCATACATGCTGAATCATCGGTTTCCCATTAAGATCTGCAAGGGGTTTTCCGGGAAAACGCTGAGACTGATATCTTGCTGGGATAACAATTAATCTAGAAAATAAGGAGGAGTTGCTCATGAGAGAACCTGTTCCAGTTTGTTTCTATGAATGGCCGCGGTTCCCACCTCTCCCACAACAATGCCGGCCGCGTGGTTCGCCATACGGGCTGCAGCAGCAAAGGATGCACCCGCCGCCAGGGCGAGGGAGAGTGTCCCGACAACCGTATCTCCGGCACCGGTGACATCATACACCTCCTTGGCTTCGGTCGGGATATGCGTGACCTTTCCATTTTTTTCGAAGAGGCTCATTCCCTGTTCTCCCCGTGTGATGAGTACGGCTTCACACTTGAGATTTTTTAAGAGTTTTTTCCCCGCTGTGCACAGCGACTTTTCATCCACGATTTCAATACCCGATCCCTCGGATGCCTCAAGATGGTTCGGGGTAATCATGGTGACATTTTTGTAATAAGAAAGACGATCCACTTTGGGATCAACCACGACCGGAATTCCTCTTTTTTTTGCCCAGGAGATCACTTTCTTCATAAGCCTTTCGGTCACGACGCCCTTCGCGTAGTCCGAGACAACGATGCCGTCAATTTCCATGAGATGATCTGCGATGAATGCAGCCATTTTCCTCTCGGTTTTGAGTTTGATTTGTGCCCGTTCTTCATGGTCATAGCGAACCACCTGTTGTTGGTGGGCAATAATACGTGTTTTTTTTGTGGTCGGCCGGTCATCCTCCACGACCAGTCCCTCCAGGGGAACGCCCTTTGAAAAGATTTCATCTCTGATCCATTTTCCGGCATCGTCTGATCCGACGACACTGCAGATCATTCCGTCCCCCCCTAAAGTCAGGATATTCTGAAGGACATTCCCCGCGCCGCCAAGTAAGACCGACTCAGATTGGACATTCACGACGGGGACAGGCGCCTCCGGAGAGATTCTCCGTACGCTTCCCCAAATATAATGGTCCAACATCATGTCCCCCAACACAAGGATCTTCTTCCTGGAAAACTGTGTTAAAAACCGATTCAATTGAATCTTCCTGGTTGCCATAGCTTCTTTTAGCGGAGGATCTTTCCGAGTCGATCCCATCGAACCCCGCTTACCTCCTTGTCCCATGACCAGTAGATTAGAAAAGCCTGCCCTTTAATTTTTGAGAAATCGACAAAACCCCAGAAGCGTGAGTCGAGGCTATGGTCCCGGTTGTCTCCCATTACAAAATAAGCATTTTGAGGAACGGATATGGGTCCAAAATTATCGCGGTTATCAAGGGATCGCAAGGGAAGTGTCTTCTCGTCATAGATGGCGTATGATTCTTCCTGTTTCACTCCATTCAGGTAGAGGGCCTTTTCTTTGACTTCAATCGTATCTCCAGGGATACCGACAACACGCTTAATAAAATCCTTCTTTTCATCCTTGGGAAAACGGAAAACGATGATGTCTCCCCGGTCCGGCTTCGTGATCGGAACCAAAACGATATCCGTAAAAGGGAGACGAACGCCATAAATAAATTTACTGACGAGAATATGGTCCCCGATCGCAAGGCTTGGAATCATCGATCCTGAGGGAATCTTGAAGGCCTGTACGACAAAGGTTCGGATAAAGAGGGCCAGGACGATGGCAATGACCAAGGTCTCGGCATACTCTCGAAAGGTTGACTTCGTCTTTTTTCCCTTGGATAAGATTAATCCTGAACCTTCAGGACTGCCAGGAAGGCTTCCTGCGGCACCTCCACCCGGCCAACCTGCTTCATTCTTTTTTTGCCTTCCTTCTGTTTTTCCCATAATTTCCTTTTTCTCGTAATGTCCCCACCATAACATTTCGCCGTCACATTTTTCTTCAAGGCCGCGACGGTCTCTCTCGCAATCACCTTGCCCCCAATCGCTGCCTGGATGGCGACCTCGAACATCTGTCTTGGAATAATTTCTTTCATTTTTTCAGCAAGTTGTCTGGCCCGAAGCTGTGACTTCTCCCGATCCGCAATAAAGGAAAGCGCATCGACCCGCTCTCCATTGAGCATAATATCCACTTTAACCAGATGGGCGTCTTGATATCCTCTGAATTCATAATCCAAAGAGGCATAGCCCTTGGACATCGACTTTAGACGATCATAAAAATCAAGGATCACCTCATTGAGTGGCAGGTCATAAGTGAGCATGACCCGGCCAACATCAAGGTACTTCATATCTTTTTGTGTGCCGCGCCTTTCCTGACAGAGTCTGATGATGGAACCCAGATATTCGTCTCTCGTGATAATTACCGCTTCGATAAAAGGCTCTTCAAACCGGGCGATCTCGCCGGGAGGAGGAAGTTTGGCCGGATTCTCAATATTGAGAACCTCCCCTTTTTGCGTGGTGATGTGATAGACCACGGTGGGCGCTGTGCCGATTAAGGCAAGGCGATATTCCCTTTCGAGACGTTCCTTGATAATTTCCATATGGAGCAGGCCCAGGAATCCGCAGCGGAACCCGAAGCCAAGGGCCAGAGAGGTCTCAGGTTCATACTGAAAAGAGGAGTCATTCAGCTGCAACTTGGTCAGGGCCTCCCGGAGGTCTTCAAAACGATCGGTGTCAATCGTATATAGACCGCAGAAGACCATCGGCGTGACTTCTTTATAGCCTGGTATTGCCACAGACGCGGGATTTTTGGCCTCTGTCACCGTGTCACCTACCTTGGTTTCACTTACTTCCCGAATTCCGGAGACAAGATAACCGACCTCCCCCGCAGAGAGGGAATCTACCTCTTGCGGTTTCGGAAGAAAGGCACCCAGAGAAAGGACTTCGTGCTCTTTTTGGTTAGACATCAGTCGGATCCGTGTCCCTTTTCGAACGCTTCCATCGACGATCTTGATCAGGATGACGGCCCCTTGATAGTTGTCAAACCAGGAGTCGATGATCAAGGCACGCAACGGGGCCTCCCGATCGCCCTTTGGAGGAGGGACATTCAGAACAACCGACTCCAGGATCTCTTTAATCCCCATCCCCTCCTTTGCGCTTGTGGCGATCGCCTGGGAGACATCCAGTCCCAGGATCTCTTCAATCTGACTTTTCGTCTTTTCAATGTCGGCGCTGGGGAGGTCTATTTTATTGATAACCGGAATGATCTCCAGGTTGTTGTCGATGGCCATGTAGGCGTTCGCAATGGTCTGTGCTTCCACCCCCTGTGTGGCATCGACCACCAGCAA contains these protein-coding regions:
- a CDS encoding CTP synthase, giving the protein MTKYIFITGGVVSSLGKGLSAAAIGNLLKARGLTVTFLKLDPYINVDPGTMNPYQHGEVFVTDDGAETDLDLGHYERYTSITMSKENNYTTGKIYFNVIKKERRGDYLGGTVQVVPHITNEIKHSITAVAKGNKNKVDVVIVEIGGTVGDIESLPFLEAIRQFPFDVGRENVLYIHLTLVPYIKAADELKTKPTQHSVNKMREIGIQPDILLCRTDRPLSTDLKKKIALFCSVELSAVITARDVDSIYEVPLVFHQEKLDETIVQKLGLNTPSPDLRRWKRIVRVVTKPKGRVRIALVGKYIDLKDSYKSLYESLIHGGIGNQLGVDIDWIDSEALEGKRVDQTLKDCDGVLVASGFGHRGVEGKVLAIRYAREKELPFFGICLGMQCAVIEFARNVVGLKNASSAEFNPKTPHPVIDLLPEQRHLVDKGATMRLGAYLCHIQKRTRAYGIYRERAISERHRHRYEFNNLYRDQMEKGGMVFGGLSPDGKLVEILELPNHPWFVAVQFHPEFKSRPDAPHPLFKSFIKAANQFLIQRHSNKTAVKKTRRNNERKK
- the kdsB gene encoding 3-deoxy-manno-octulosonate cytidylyltransferase, whose amino-acid sequence is MSNSSLFSRLIVIPARYQSQRFPGKPLADLNGKPMIQHVWERTMMIKHHGRVIVATDDKRIADCARGFGAEVSMTSSSHQTGTERVAEVAEQFDSEMVVNLQGDLPVFLPGVLDDLLEVSANLIGRGFAKLVTVKSEILSKEEIFSQNTVKVVTDRNNRALYFSRSPIPYIAPNMLDLSELPFKFYKHYGIYIYKKEFLLQISKSSEGPLEKAEKLEQLRILEEGERISVVDIKPESARFFWEVNAPEDLVKAKEMVSSNSSS
- the rfaE1 gene encoding D-glycero-beta-D-manno-heptose-7-phosphate kinase; protein product: MATRKIQLNRFLTQFSRKKILVLGDMMLDHYIWGSVRRISPEAPVPVVNVQSESVLLGGAGNVLQNILTLGGDGMICSVVGSDDAGKWIRDEIFSKGVPLEGLVVEDDRPTTKKTRIIAHQQQVVRYDHEERAQIKLKTERKMAAFIADHLMEIDGIVVSDYAKGVVTERLMKKVISWAKKRGIPVVVDPKVDRLSYYKNVTMITPNHLEASEGSGIEIVDEKSLCTAGKKLLKNLKCEAVLITRGEQGMSLFEKNGKVTHIPTEAKEVYDVTGAGDTVVGTLSLALAAGASFAAAARMANHAAGIVVGEVGTAAIHRNKLEQVLS
- the lepB gene encoding signal peptidase I produces the protein MGKTEGRQKKNEAGWPGGGAAGSLPGSPEGSGLILSKGKKTKSTFREYAETLVIAIVLALFIRTFVVQAFKIPSGSMIPSLAIGDHILVSKFIYGVRLPFTDIVLVPITKPDRGDIIVFRFPKDEKKDFIKRVVGIPGDTIEVKEKALYLNGVKQEESYAIYDEKTLPLRSLDNRDNFGPISVPQNAYFVMGDNRDHSLDSRFWGFVDFSKIKGQAFLIYWSWDKEVSGVRWDRLGKILR
- the lepA gene encoding elongation factor 4 — protein: MQLSILGSRFFLTTRDKPNIIQCFICQEGPLQEHIRNFSIIAHIDHGKSTLADRLLELTGAVDPREFKDQLLDDMDLERERGITIKSHAVRLQYTAEDGINYMLHLIDTPGHVDFSYEVSRSLSACDGALLVVDATQGVEAQTIANAYMAIDNNLEIIPVINKIDLPSADIEKTKSQIEEILGLDVSQAIATSAKEGMGIKEILESVVLNVPPPKGDREAPLRALIIDSWFDNYQGAVILIKIVDGSVRKGTRIRLMSNQKEHEVLSLGAFLPKPQEVDSLSAGEVGYLVSGIREVSETKVGDTVTEAKNPASVAIPGYKEVTPMVFCGLYTIDTDRFEDLREALTKLQLNDSSFQYEPETSLALGFGFRCGFLGLLHMEIIKERLEREYRLALIGTAPTVVYHITTQKGEVLNIENPAKLPPPGEIARFEEPFIEAVIITRDEYLGSIIRLCQERRGTQKDMKYLDVGRVMLTYDLPLNEVILDFYDRLKSMSKGYASLDYEFRGYQDAHLVKVDIMLNGERVDALSFIADREKSQLRARQLAEKMKEIIPRQMFEVAIQAAIGGKVIARETVAALKKNVTAKCYGGDITRKRKLWEKQKEGKKRMKQVGRVEVPQEAFLAVLKVQD